In Anaerobacillus isosaccharinicus, one genomic interval encodes:
- a CDS encoding ABC-F family ATP-binding cassette domain-containing protein, with amino-acid sequence MILLQCVQLTKNFGAEPILSNIKLEVQSRDRVAIVGRNGAGKSTLLKIIAGKLSYNSGEVIIPKDVTLGYLAQNTGLESSSSIWDEMLTVFKPLIQMEKELRVLEAKMADPDCINNEKTYEKLLKDYDLLSESFKEQGGYKYEADIRGILSGLNFSDKDYSTKISTLSGGQKTRLALGKLLLTRPDLLILDEPTNHLDLETLTWLEQYLLHYDGAILIVSHDRYFLDKVSTVVYEISRKKATRFSGNYSFYLDEKAKRYELELKQYEKQQGEIEKLHTFVEKNLARASTTKRAQSRRKQLEKMDVLDRPQGDEKSARFSFDIIKQTGNDVLRTEQLSGGYPNSKPLFENLNLAINRSESIALLGPNGIGKSTLLKIITKQLEPLSGKIKYGSNLLLGYYDQEQANLNSNKQVLHELWDEYPLTPEKEIRTILGNFLFSGDDVLKSVSDLSGGEKARVSLAKLMMQKANFLILDEPTNHLDLDSKEILENALIDYPGTILFVSHDRYFVNRMASRVVEMTKDGLVDYIGDYDYYLAKKQENIERKQLKEQQEDKVQVQEEQPNKQTFLLDKEAKRKERQLKRRLEEIEQAIEELELSIDEKEKALCDPEIYQDHNQVSKLNTEIEKQKQELDALLEEWSELEA; translated from the coding sequence ATGATACTTTTACAATGCGTTCAATTAACAAAAAACTTTGGTGCAGAACCAATTTTATCCAATATAAAATTAGAAGTCCAATCGAGGGACCGTGTTGCTATTGTTGGCCGAAATGGAGCAGGTAAGTCTACTCTTTTAAAAATTATTGCTGGTAAACTTTCCTATAATTCGGGAGAAGTCATCATTCCTAAAGATGTTACCCTAGGCTACCTCGCTCAAAATACCGGCTTAGAATCCTCGAGCTCCATCTGGGATGAAATGTTGACCGTTTTTAAACCGTTAATTCAAATGGAAAAAGAACTTCGCGTTTTAGAAGCGAAAATGGCTGACCCTGATTGTATTAATAATGAAAAAACATATGAAAAACTCTTAAAAGATTACGATCTTCTATCTGAAAGCTTTAAAGAACAAGGTGGATATAAGTACGAAGCAGATATTCGTGGCATCTTATCAGGATTAAACTTTTCTGACAAGGATTATTCTACAAAAATCTCTACTTTAAGCGGTGGACAAAAAACCCGCCTAGCTTTAGGTAAATTACTATTAACTCGACCTGATCTACTCATTTTGGACGAGCCGACAAATCATCTAGACTTAGAAACTCTTACTTGGTTAGAGCAATACTTACTTCATTATGATGGGGCTATTCTAATTGTATCCCATGACCGCTACTTTTTAGATAAAGTTTCTACTGTTGTATATGAAATTTCAAGAAAGAAAGCAACCAGGTTTTCTGGAAACTATAGCTTTTACTTAGATGAGAAAGCGAAACGTTACGAGTTAGAGCTAAAGCAATATGAAAAGCAGCAAGGTGAAATTGAAAAACTCCATACATTTGTGGAAAAAAACCTTGCTAGAGCATCGACTACCAAACGAGCCCAGAGTCGTCGTAAACAATTAGAAAAAATGGATGTCTTAGATCGACCACAAGGTGATGAGAAATCAGCCAGATTCTCTTTTGATATTATAAAACAAACCGGGAACGATGTGCTAAGAACTGAACAACTCTCTGGGGGCTACCCTAATTCAAAACCTTTATTTGAAAATCTCAATTTAGCGATTAACCGTTCTGAAAGTATTGCTCTATTAGGTCCAAACGGGATCGGAAAATCAACTCTCTTAAAAATCATTACGAAACAACTTGAGCCTCTTTCTGGGAAAATCAAATATGGTAGTAATTTATTGCTTGGATATTATGACCAAGAGCAGGCTAACCTTAATTCTAATAAACAGGTTTTACATGAATTATGGGACGAGTATCCACTAACTCCTGAAAAAGAAATTAGAACCATTTTAGGGAACTTCCTATTTAGTGGTGATGATGTTTTAAAAAGCGTTTCTGATTTAAGCGGTGGCGAAAAAGCTCGCGTATCGCTAGCAAAGTTAATGATGCAAAAAGCGAACTTTCTTATTTTAGATGAACCAACAAACCATCTTGACCTCGATAGTAAAGAAATTCTCGAAAATGCTTTAATAGATTATCCTGGAACCATTCTATTTGTTTCCCATGACCGTTATTTCGTTAATCGGATGGCAAGCCGAGTCGTTGAAATGACAAAAGACGGGTTAGTCGATTATATTGGTGACTATGACTATTATTTAGCAAAAAAACAAGAAAACATCGAACGAAAACAATTAAAGGAACAACAAGAAGACAAGGTTCAAGTACAAGAAGAACAACCGAACAAACAAACTTTTCTGCTAGATAAAGAAGCAAAACGAAAAGAACGTCAACTTAAGCGACGTCTAGAAGAAATTGAACAAGCCATTGAAGAACTTGAGCTTTCTATTGACGAAAAAGAAAAAGCACTTTGTGATCCTGAAATTTATCAAGATCACAACCAAGTTTCGAAACTAAACACTGAAATTGAAAAACAAAAACAAGAACTCGATGCCCTCTTAGAAGAGTGGAGCGAGTTAGAAGCATAG
- the moaC gene encoding cyclic pyranopterin monophosphate synthase MoaC, with product MSSFTHFNEQGRAKMVDISEKNETVRTALAKSSVEVSTEIYTKIKEGSMGKGDVLGVAQVAGVMAAKKTADWIPMCHPLALTGVDVTFDWSEKGKNHKLNIYVKVKTKGSTGVEMEALTAASAVALTVYDMCKAVDKGMIIGPTYLVEKTGGKSGDFKREKAVD from the coding sequence ATGTCATCGTTTACGCATTTTAATGAACAAGGCCGTGCAAAGATGGTAGATATCTCGGAAAAAAACGAGACAGTGCGAACGGCTTTAGCAAAGTCTAGTGTTGAGGTAAGTACAGAAATTTACACGAAAATTAAAGAAGGTTCGATGGGAAAAGGCGACGTTCTTGGAGTAGCTCAAGTAGCGGGCGTAATGGCAGCCAAAAAAACGGCTGATTGGATCCCAATGTGTCATCCACTTGCCTTAACGGGTGTTGATGTGACGTTTGATTGGAGCGAAAAAGGCAAAAATCACAAGCTTAATATTTACGTGAAAGTTAAGACAAAAGGTAGTACTGGGGTAGAGATGGAAGCTTTAACAGCAGCCTCTGCAGTTGCTTTAACAGTTTATGATATGTGTAAAGCAGTTGATAAAGGAATGATTATTGGACCTACATATTTAGTTGAAAAAACAGGTGGAAAAAGCGGGGATTTTAAAAGAGAAAAGGCTGTAGATTAA
- a CDS encoding redox-sensing transcriptional repressor Rex — protein sequence MNIDQTKIPQATAKRLPLYYRFLENLQASGKQRVSSSELSEAVKVDSATIRRDFSYFGALGKKGYGYNVNYLLSFFRKTLDQDEVTNVALIGVGNLGTAFLNYNFSKNNSTRIEVAFDVDQNKVGTELGSVPIHHLDDLEKILDDSVSVAILTVPSSVAQNVADRLVASGIKGILNFTPARLSVPQNVRVHHIDLSVELQSLVYFLKHYPM from the coding sequence ATGAATATCGATCAAACAAAAATTCCTCAAGCAACAGCTAAACGATTACCTCTGTATTATCGATTTTTAGAAAATTTACAAGCGTCAGGAAAACAACGGGTATCATCTTCGGAGTTAAGTGAAGCAGTAAAAGTCGATTCGGCGACAATACGCCGAGATTTTTCATACTTTGGTGCATTAGGAAAAAAAGGATATGGTTATAACGTTAATTACCTATTGTCCTTTTTTAGAAAAACACTTGATCAAGATGAGGTTACAAATGTAGCATTAATCGGTGTTGGAAACTTAGGAACAGCATTTTTAAATTACAATTTTTCAAAAAACAATAGTACTAGAATCGAAGTCGCTTTTGATGTCGATCAAAACAAAGTTGGAACAGAACTTGGAAGCGTTCCCATTCATCATTTAGATGATTTAGAAAAAATATTAGATGATTCTGTGTCAGTAGCCATTTTAACAGTACCATCATCAGTTGCCCAAAATGTAGCAGATCGATTAGTGGCTTCTGGTATCAAAGGAATATTAAATTTTACACCAGCAAGACTTTCTGTACCGCAAAATGTAAGAGTTCATCACATTGATTTATCTGTTGAACTGCAGTCATTAGTTTATTTTCTTAAACATTATCCAATGTAG